In Clostridium sp. DL-VIII, the following proteins share a genomic window:
- a CDS encoding glycosyltransferase family 39 protein, whose protein sequence is MRKEEMMIHVFKEDKKIKLGLILVEILFIVIASISSFKYGNSTLLGSLEQFDNDDVKYIRSAWNLVQSGIFSYENVSKSTVYIMPGLTLILSPFVILFGKFQAIMAFRIFQIVLQAGSLNLIFLIGRKVFNKKAALAACIIDSIYIVEIYAANLILMETVFKFIFLLLVYLSIVALETKKTKHYVQAGIVWSFGCLFKPTIAAYLIVIFIVWIKNRYKVKEMVKYASIVICIFCIIMSSWWIRNYKDFNMFIPFTKSSGNPFLQGTFINYDQSNGWGVEYRHSENFIQSNEYEIEAGMERLEKYGVQEPLKFIYWYTIGKTLYFWYEPFYWYEILGITYKWAFLEHYLILITAVISIINTVRSQKWNLGKQVIALSIIVMNLVYLPYYTCSRYAYPLMPLVIIFSSDYVLKFVSLKAGSKKWKRSNQY, encoded by the coding sequence ATGAGAAAGGAAGAAATGATGATTCATGTGTTTAAGGAAGACAAAAAGATTAAATTAGGACTTATATTAGTAGAAATATTGTTTATAGTAATAGCATCAATTTCAAGTTTTAAATATGGAAATTCAACACTTCTCGGAAGTTTAGAACAATTTGATAATGATGATGTTAAATATATAAGAAGTGCTTGGAATTTAGTACAAAGTGGGATATTTTCATATGAAAATGTAAGCAAGTCCACAGTATACATAATGCCAGGGCTCACACTTATATTATCACCTTTTGTAATATTATTCGGTAAATTCCAAGCAATTATGGCATTTAGGATATTTCAAATTGTTTTGCAGGCTGGCAGTTTAAATTTAATATTTTTGATAGGAAGAAAGGTTTTTAATAAAAAGGCAGCTTTGGCAGCTTGTATTATCGATTCAATTTATATAGTTGAGATATATGCAGCAAATCTTATACTTATGGAGACTGTATTTAAGTTTATATTTTTACTTCTTGTATATTTGAGCATTGTAGCACTAGAAACTAAGAAAACAAAACATTATGTACAAGCAGGCATAGTTTGGAGTTTTGGGTGTTTGTTTAAACCTACAATAGCAGCTTATCTAATAGTTATATTTATTGTTTGGATTAAAAATAGGTATAAGGTGAAAGAAATGGTTAAGTATGCTAGTATAGTAATATGTATATTTTGTATAATAATGTCATCCTGGTGGATAAGGAACTATAAAGATTTTAATATGTTTATACCATTTACTAAGTCTAGTGGAAACCCTTTTTTGCAAGGAACTTTCATTAATTATGATCAAAGTAACGGATGGGGTGTAGAGTATAGGCACAGTGAAAATTTTATACAAAGCAACGAATACGAAATAGAAGCAGGAATGGAAAGATTAGAGAAATATGGAGTACAAGAACCTCTAAAATTTATTTATTGGTACACCATTGGAAAGACTTTATATTTTTGGTATGAACCATTTTACTGGTACGAAATTTTAGGGATTACCTATAAGTGGGCATTCTTAGAACATTATCTTATATTAATAACAGCTGTTATTAGCATTATTAATACTGTTAGATCACAAAAGTGGAATTTAGGAAAGCAGGTAATTGCATTAAGTATAATAGTGATGAATTTAGTATACTTACCATACTATACATGCAGCAGATATGCATATCCGCTTATGCCTTTAGTGATTATTTTTTCGAGTGATTATGTGTTGAAGTTTGTAAGTTTAAAGGCAGGGAGTAAAAAATGGAAAAGAAGCAATCAATATTAG
- a CDS encoding glycosyltransferase family 2 protein: MKCLIIVPAYNEEKNIYNVVASIKNNNMHADIIVINDGSKDNTYLEAKKAGAKVINLNENLGIGGAVQTGYIYALKKDYDVAVQIDGDGQHDPRELKKLIEQMEENDFDMVIGSRFVEKTNYIPSIFRAVGIKYFSKLVSILCKNNYYDTTSGYRIINQKGIRLFAKYYPKDYPEVETIVYAYKNGLTIKEIGVNMRQRNKGKSSITFNKSIYYMIKVTIATLMVAQKQVYLNNNFEKEMRS; this comes from the coding sequence ATGAAGTGTTTGATTATAGTACCAGCTTATAATGAAGAAAAAAATATATATAATGTAGTAGCTTCTATAAAAAACAATAACATGCATGCAGATATTATAGTTATAAATGATGGTTCTAAAGATAATACGTATTTGGAAGCTAAAAAAGCAGGGGCAAAAGTCATAAATTTAAATGAAAATTTAGGAATAGGAGGAGCAGTTCAAACTGGTTATATTTACGCATTAAAAAAAGATTATGATGTGGCTGTGCAAATAGATGGAGATGGACAGCATGATCCTAGAGAATTGAAAAAACTAATTGAACAAATGGAGGAAAATGATTTTGACATGGTTATAGGTTCAAGGTTTGTTGAAAAAACAAATTATATACCAAGTATATTTAGAGCAGTAGGTATAAAGTATTTTTCTAAATTAGTTTCTATATTATGTAAGAATAATTATTATGATACTACTTCAGGTTACAGAATAATAAATCAAAAGGGAATAAGACTTTTTGCGAAATATTATCCAAAGGATTATCCAGAAGTAGAAACTATAGTATATGCATACAAAAATGGGCTCACGATTAAAGAGATTGGTGTAAATATGAGGCAGAGAAATAAAGGAAAATCATCTATAACATTTAATAAGTCAATCTATTACATGATTAAAGTTACAATAGCAACATTAATGGTGGCTCAGAAACAAGTTTATTTGAATAATAATTTTGAAAAGGAGATGAGATCATGA
- a CDS encoding histidine kinase, with product MLIAYFINGIGISIYVFFSLVELLGIKAKKIKILILVHMLLFLTILILQLGVPNTVDKLSKLGISLLNYFAVASIAYSIKAVRREKEEVNKLNEELKHTNIRLHQYILEVEELTASKERNMMAQELHDSVGHSLMALTMHLEFARKICDAQPDKVKEVLIKSEEIAKSSISNLRKAVSLLKKEREITHFNDSIKEIINNFHMLNNIKINFKTIENIDKLSSATKNSMYLTVKEFITNSIKHGKATEININIIKETKNIKLVLSNNGMRCKEIRKSNGLIGIENRIASLNGLVEYFSDEITGFGINISIPIFMEEI from the coding sequence ATGTTAATAGCATATTTCATAAATGGAATAGGTATTAGTATCTATGTATTTTTTTCATTAGTAGAGCTTTTGGGAATAAAAGCAAAAAAAATAAAAATTTTAATTCTAGTGCATATGTTGTTATTTCTGACAATATTAATTCTTCAATTAGGGGTACCTAATACTGTGGATAAGTTATCAAAGTTAGGTATTAGTCTTCTAAATTATTTTGCAGTAGCCAGCATAGCATATTCTATAAAAGCTGTCAGAAGAGAAAAAGAAGAAGTAAATAAATTAAATGAGGAATTGAAACATACAAACATAAGACTTCACCAATATATATTAGAAGTAGAAGAATTAACAGCTTCAAAAGAGAGAAACATGATGGCCCAGGAACTTCATGATTCAGTAGGTCATTCACTAATGGCTTTAACTATGCACCTAGAGTTTGCAAGAAAGATTTGTGATGCACAGCCTGATAAGGTGAAAGAGGTATTAATTAAATCTGAAGAAATCGCAAAATCAAGTATTTCAAACTTAAGAAAAGCAGTGAGCCTACTTAAGAAAGAACGAGAAATTACGCATTTCAATGATTCAATTAAAGAAATAATTAATAATTTTCATATGCTTAATAATATAAAAATAAATTTTAAAACTATTGAGAATATAGATAAGTTAAGTTCGGCTACTAAGAACTCCATGTATTTAACGGTTAAAGAATTCATAACTAATAGTATAAAACATGGAAAAGCAACGGAAATCAATATCAACATTATAAAAGAAACTAAAAATATAAAGCTTGTTTTAAGTAATAATGGAATGAGATGCAAGGAAATCAGAAAATCAAATGGCTTAATAGGAATTGAAAATAGAATAGCTTCATTGAATGGATTAGTAGAATATTTTAGTGATGAAATCACAGGCTTTGGTATAAATATAAGCATCCCAATTTTTATGGAGGAAATATAA
- a CDS encoding HAMP domain-containing sensor histidine kinase, with protein MDQLKKKMIRSLHSLNIKFTLMNILSFFIIAGGIGGIIYSIYINSPAGDINDFNSAFVDTEKFVNRNDDSSEEYLNNVARLYNVNAAVIDIEGKILLKSNNVTEDRFDMDKLYGWFQRKYEDENFYQIYDITIDNKPEKLLIYRKYKQWYKGLDDTEMFWILLAPIIAAMILMFFLINRKVKYIKTMAKGAEEFSSGNLDYRIKRKGNDELGFLAQSMNDMAEKLKENMEKERAQEKFKSELITNVSHDLRTPLTSLIAYLQLTGDEKTSQGNKEKYTDISIEKAYKLKQLIEDLFEYSKLESGGISLNKSEVNVVEILEQSIGELFIEAQKKNMNFKKEFKMSKVILNVDSSKLGRVFENLLSNAVKYGIEGTDIYVNSIDCNEYATIAFKNEMASEISGDILMIFDRFYRGDKSRNSKVSGSGLGLAISKNIVEMHNGEIWAECNSNTFEIYVKIYKS; from the coding sequence GTGGATCAGTTGAAAAAAAAGATGATAAGAAGTTTACATAGTTTGAATATAAAATTTACATTAATGAATATACTTAGTTTTTTTATAATAGCAGGTGGAATTGGTGGAATTATATATTCGATTTATATAAATAGTCCAGCTGGAGATATTAATGATTTTAACAGTGCTTTTGTTGATACAGAGAAATTTGTAAATCGAAATGATGATTCCAGCGAGGAATATTTGAACAATGTTGCAAGGTTATATAATGTAAATGCTGCTGTTATAGATATTGAAGGAAAAATATTATTAAAATCTAATAATGTCACTGAAGATAGATTTGATATGGATAAATTATACGGGTGGTTTCAAAGAAAATATGAAGATGAAAATTTTTATCAGATTTATGATATTACAATAGATAATAAACCTGAAAAATTGCTTATATATAGAAAGTATAAGCAATGGTATAAAGGATTAGATGATACTGAAATGTTCTGGATTTTATTGGCACCTATTATTGCAGCAATGATTTTAATGTTCTTTTTAATAAATAGAAAAGTAAAGTACATTAAAACAATGGCAAAAGGAGCTGAGGAATTTTCAAGTGGAAACTTAGATTATAGAATAAAGAGAAAAGGCAATGATGAACTAGGATTTCTAGCTCAAAGCATGAATGATATGGCTGAAAAACTTAAGGAAAATATGGAAAAGGAAAGGGCTCAGGAAAAGTTTAAAAGTGAACTGATAACTAATGTTTCTCATGATTTAAGAACTCCATTAACGTCGCTTATAGCCTACTTACAGCTTACGGGAGATGAAAAAACTTCACAGGGAAATAAAGAAAAGTACACTGATATATCCATAGAAAAAGCTTATAAGTTAAAGCAGCTTATTGAGGATTTATTTGAATATTCAAAGTTGGAATCCGGTGGGATATCCTTAAATAAAAGCGAAGTGAATGTAGTTGAGATATTAGAACAAAGCATTGGAGAATTATTTATAGAAGCCCAAAAGAAAAATATGAATTTTAAGAAAGAATTTAAAATGTCTAAAGTGATTTTGAATGTTGATTCTAGTAAATTAGGAAGGGTTTTCGAAAATTTATTATCAAATGCAGTTAAGTATGGAATTGAAGGTACAGATATATATGTAAATTCAATTGATTGTAATGAATACGCAACTATTGCATTTAAAAATGAAATGGCGAGCGAAATTTCTGGAGATATATTAATGATTTTTGATAGATTTTATAGAGGTGATAAATCTAGAAATTCTAAAGTAAGTGGTTCAGGGTTAGGTTTGGCTATTTCAAAGAATATAGTAGAAATGCACAATGGTGAAATTTGGGCAGAGTGTAATAGTAATACGTTTGAGATTTATGTGAAGATTTATAAAAGCTAA
- a CDS encoding cation:dicarboxylase symporter family transporter: MKKIGLAIQILIGLILGIIVGAMFYGNPAVASYLQPFGDIFIRLIKMIVVPIVFSSLVVGVAGVGDIKQVGKIGGKTILYFELVTTVAIIIGLVIANLAHPGTGINIEQLSTVSIDSYMNTANDASKHSFISTFVNIVPTNIFDSLAKGDLLPVIFFSVMFGLGVASIGEKGKPVLSFFQGVADAMFWVTNQIMKLAPLGVFGLIGVTVSKFGVASLIPLGKLIITVYVAMILFVFIVLGSVAKISGTSIVKLIRILKDELILAYTTASSEAVLPKLMEKMEKFGCPKAIASFVVPTGYSFNLDGSTLYQAIAALFIAQIYGIHLPIATQINLVLVLMLTSKGMAGVPGASFVVLLATVGSVGIPVEGVAFIAGIDRILDMARTAVNVIGNSLAVVVISKWERKYNKKEAEEYFVSIQKTA; the protein is encoded by the coding sequence ATGAAAAAAATCGGATTAGCAATTCAAATTCTTATTGGGCTTATACTTGGTATTATAGTAGGAGCTATGTTCTACGGTAATCCAGCTGTAGCATCATATTTACAACCATTTGGGGATATTTTTATCCGCTTAATTAAAATGATTGTAGTTCCAATAGTATTTTCATCGCTTGTTGTTGGTGTAGCAGGCGTTGGGGACATCAAGCAGGTAGGTAAAATAGGAGGAAAAACAATACTCTATTTTGAGTTAGTAACAACTGTTGCTATTATAATAGGTTTAGTGATAGCTAATTTAGCACATCCAGGAACTGGTATAAATATTGAGCAGCTTTCAACAGTAAGTATTGATTCGTATATGAATACGGCAAATGATGCATCTAAGCATAGTTTTATTAGCACTTTTGTAAATATTGTTCCAACTAACATTTTTGATTCACTTGCGAAGGGAGATTTACTTCCAGTTATATTCTTCTCAGTTATGTTTGGTTTGGGTGTTGCTTCAATTGGAGAAAAAGGAAAACCAGTTCTTTCTTTTTTTCAAGGTGTAGCTGATGCGATGTTTTGGGTAACAAATCAGATAATGAAACTTGCTCCACTTGGAGTATTTGGATTAATAGGGGTAACTGTTTCTAAGTTTGGAGTAGCATCTTTGATTCCATTAGGAAAATTAATCATTACTGTTTATGTAGCAATGATTCTTTTTGTATTTATTGTTCTTGGTTCTGTTGCAAAAATATCTGGGACAAGCATTGTAAAACTTATAAGAATTTTAAAGGATGAACTTATTCTTGCCTATACTACAGCAAGTTCTGAAGCAGTTTTACCAAAACTTATGGAGAAGATGGAGAAGTTTGGATGTCCAAAGGCGATTGCATCATTTGTTGTGCCGACAGGATACTCGTTTAACTTGGATGGATCTACATTATATCAGGCTATTGCAGCACTTTTTATAGCACAAATATATGGAATACATTTACCGATAGCTACTCAAATAAACCTAGTACTTGTATTAATGCTTACTTCAAAAGGTATGGCAGGAGTTCCTGGTGCATCCTTTGTAGTATTATTAGCTACTGTTGGTTCGGTAGGAATACCAGTAGAAGGTGTAGCTTTCATTGCAGGAATAGATCGTATTCTTGATATGGCAAGAACTGCCGTTAATGTAATTGGAAACTCATTAGCTGTTGTTGTTATATCTAAATGGGAAAGAAAATATAATAAGAAAGAGGCAGAAGAATATTTTGTATCTATTCAAAAGACAGCATAA
- a CDS encoding EamA family transporter — protein MIYILLFINIIMLVCGQILWKFGVNKSNFDFSIHEIINIIFNLYILGGGIVYVFATGIWIYILSKEELSRIYPFQSLCYVIGILAGVLIFKESFTPSKGLGALFIIMGAFIIAGK, from the coding sequence ATGATATATATTTTATTGTTCATAAACATTATAATGCTGGTTTGTGGTCAAATATTATGGAAGTTTGGAGTAAATAAAAGCAATTTTGATTTTTCTATACATGAAATTATTAATATAATTTTTAATCTATACATATTGGGTGGAGGAATTGTTTATGTGTTTGCCACAGGAATTTGGATTTATATATTATCAAAAGAAGAACTCAGCAGAATATATCCTTTCCAAAGTTTATGTTATGTAATTGGAATATTAGCTGGAGTTTTAATATTTAAGGAAAGCTTTACACCTAGTAAAGGTTTAGGGGCATTATTTATTATTATGGGAGCATTTATTATTGCTGGTAAATAG
- a CDS encoding response regulator transcription factor: protein MEKKQSILVVDDEKDIREVIEIYLVNEGFEVITACDGLEALEKLENTNLDLIILDIMMPKLDGIRTCLKIREEKKMPIIMLSAKGEDSDKILGLNIGADDYVVKPFNPLELVARVKSQIRRNTSFNEPREENSDEICVDGLVINRATREVFVDDKFVRLTPREFDILTVLALNLGRVLSTEQIYEKVWDEPFFNSDNTVAVHIRNIREKIEINPKEPRYIKLVWGVGYKIDKQ from the coding sequence ATGGAAAAGAAGCAATCAATATTAGTGGTAGATGATGAAAAAGATATTAGAGAAGTTATTGAAATTTATTTAGTTAATGAAGGCTTTGAGGTTATTACAGCATGTGATGGATTAGAAGCTTTAGAAAAATTAGAGAATACTAATCTAGATTTGATAATTTTAGATATAATGATGCCTAAATTAGATGGCATTAGGACATGCTTAAAAATAAGAGAAGAAAAGAAGATGCCTATAATAATGCTATCAGCTAAAGGTGAAGATAGTGATAAGATTTTAGGCTTAAATATAGGTGCGGATGATTATGTTGTAAAGCCATTTAATCCTTTAGAGCTCGTGGCTAGGGTGAAATCTCAGATAAGAAGAAACACAAGTTTTAATGAGCCAAGGGAAGAAAACAGCGATGAGATATGTGTAGATGGACTTGTTATAAATAGAGCTACAAGGGAAGTCTTTGTAGATGACAAGTTTGTCAGGTTAACTCCAAGGGAATTTGATATATTAACAGTTTTAGCATTAAATCTTGGGAGGGTTTTAAGTACGGAGCAGATATATGAAAAAGTGTGGGATGAACCTTTTTTTAATTCTGATAATACTGTAGCTGTTCATATAAGAAATATAAGAGAAAAGATAGAGATTAATCCTAAAGAACCTAGATATATAAAATTAGTATGGGGTGTAGGGTATAAGATTGATAAACAATAA
- a CDS encoding response regulator transcription factor, translating to MINVILVDDQEIVRQGLKMILSLYEEINLIGEAENGEQLIKLLEKLNAEVILMDVRMPIMDGVEAVKTVKEKYENIKVIILTTFNEDEYIFKAIENGADGYLLKDAGSEDIIKAIKAVYNGDMLFDPGVTVKIVKAFNSINNEKQDKVEKNNDKLELLTAREKEVAKLIATGKSNKEICNLLFLTEGTVKNYVTRILEKIELNSRTELAVFISKGDV from the coding sequence ATGATTAATGTTATATTAGTAGATGATCAGGAAATAGTACGACAAGGTTTAAAGATGATTTTAAGTTTATATGAGGAAATAAACTTAATTGGAGAAGCGGAAAATGGAGAACAATTAATTAAACTGTTGGAAAAGTTAAATGCAGAGGTTATTCTTATGGATGTGAGAATGCCAATAATGGATGGAGTGGAAGCAGTTAAAACTGTTAAAGAAAAGTATGAAAATATAAAAGTTATAATTCTTACAACTTTTAATGAGGATGAATATATATTTAAGGCTATTGAAAATGGAGCTGACGGCTACCTTTTAAAAGATGCAGGCTCTGAAGATATAATTAAAGCTATAAAGGCAGTTTATAATGGAGATATGCTCTTTGATCCAGGGGTAACAGTAAAAATAGTTAAGGCTTTTAATTCGATTAACAATGAAAAGCAAGACAAAGTTGAGAAGAATAATGATAAATTAGAGTTACTTACAGCAAGAGAGAAGGAAGTTGCAAAATTAATTGCAACTGGTAAAAGCAATAAAGAGATTTGTAATCTTCTTTTTTTAACAGAAGGAACTGTAAAAAATTATGTCACAAGAATACTTGAAAAAATAGAATTAAATAGTAGAACTGAATTAGCTGTGTTCATAAGCAAAGGAGATGTATAG